The genomic DNA GTTCCTCACCCGCACGGTCACCAAGGTCCTCGAACTCGACCTGGCCCAGAACCAGATCAACCTCTACGGCGGCGGCTACGAGGCCTACCTGGAGGAGCGGGACGTGGCCCGACGGCACGCCCGCGACGACTTCGAGGAGTACGCCGACAAGCGCTCCTCGCTCCAGGACCGGGCGCAGATGCAGCGCGGCTGGATGGACAAGGGCGTCAAGAACGCCCGGCGCAAGGCGAACAACGACAACGACAAGATCGGCCGCAAGTTCCGCAGCGAGGCGAGCGAGAAGCAGGCGGCGAAGGCCCGGCAGACCCAGCGCATGATCGAACGCCTCGACGTCGTCGAGGAGCCCCGCAAGGAGTGGGAGCTGCGCATGGAGATCGCGTCCGCGCCCCGCTCCGGCTCGGTCGTCGCGACCCTGCGGGACGCGGAGGTACGACGTGGTGACTTCAGCTTCGGCCCGGTGTCCCTCCAGATCGACTGGGCGGACCGGGTCGCGGTGACCGGCGCGAACGGGGCGGGCAAGTCGACGCTGCTCGGTGCCCTCCTCGGCCGCATCCCGCTGGACTCGGGGCAGGCTTCGCTGGGCTCGGGTGTGCTGGTGGGCGAGGTCGATCAGGCGCGGCAGTTGTTCCACGGTACGGAGTCGTTGCTCGACGCGTTCTGTGCGGCGGTCCCGGACACCGAGCCTGCCGAAGTCCGTACGCTGCTGGCCAAGTTCGGGCTCAAGGCGAACCATGTGATGCGGCCGGCCGGGACGTTGTCACCGGGTGAGCGAACCCGTTCTGCTCTGGCGCTGCTCCAAGGTCGCGGGGTGAACCTCCTGGTTCTGGACGAGCCTACGAACCACCTTGACCTGCCTGCCATCGAGCAGTTGGAGTCGGCGCTGGATGCGTATGAGGGCACGTTGTTGCTGGTCACTCATGATCGCCGGATGCTGGACGCGGTTCAGGTAACTCGGCGGTTGGAGGTGGCGGACGGGAAGGTGACGGAGCAGCGGTGAGGTCCTGTGGGTTCGTTCACTGCGGGTCCGTTGTGGCTGGTCGCGCCCCGCGGCGGAGCCGCAAATAGACTCAGCCCCGCGCCCCTGAAGGGGCGCTGTCCGTACCGGAGTTGAGGCGATCGGCTTCCTTTGCGGCGCCCTCCACCCTGTCCCGGTGCTCCGCCCACCAACTCGCGTCGCCCGGCGCCATGTTGTCGCCCCCGGCCCGCTGGCCCACCGTCCCGTCGACGAGTTCCCGTACGACATCGGCGTGGCCGACGTGTCGGGACGTCTCGTAGATCATGTGGGCGAGCGTGCGGTGCAGGGTGAGTTCGGTGCCGTGCTCGCCGGGCATGCGGCCGATCGAGTCCAGGGGCAGCGCCTCGATCGTCGTGTCGGAGTGCGCGCAGATCCGTCGGTAGTCCCCGACGATCTGCTCACGCGTCTCGTCGGGCGTCGCCCACAGATCCGCGTTCGGCTCGGCGTCTCCCGCGATCCACAACTCCGGTCCGTCGACCGGCCGTCCGAACACCGTCCCGAAGTAGAACGCCTCGGCCCCGGCCAGATGCTTGACCAGCCCCAGCAGATTGGTGCCGGTCGGCGTCATCGGCCGCCGGATGTCGTACTCCGACAGCCCTTCGAGCTTCCAGAGGAGCGTGTCACGGCTGTCCTGAAGGATGACGCGGAGGTCCGCTTTGAAGTCCGTTGAGATCATCCCGCCAGTCTGTAGCAGGGCGCTGCGCGCCCTGTAGGGGCGCGGGGAACTGCGCGACCAGCCCCCACCGGCCCGCAGCTCCCCACAAACCTGACCACCGCAGCCGTCAGCGCTTGCCCTTCTTGCCCGGGTCCAGCAACCCCGCTTTGCGCAGAGCATCAGCCATCGCACTGTTGGCCGGCGGAGCCGCCTGCCTCGACCCGCCCCCTTGGCCCCCGCCGCCTTGACCGCCCTGCCGCTGCTGCTGGCGTTGCTGCGGCGGACGCCCACCACGCTGCTGACGCTCACCACCCCCACCCTGCTGTCGCCGGTCCCCGCCGGAGGCCCCCGCCTGCGCCGAGTCCTCCAGCCGCAGCGTCAACGAGATCCGCTTGCGCGGGATGTCCACGTCGAGGACCTTCACCTTGACGATGTCACCCGGCTTCACCACGTCCCGCGGGTCCTTGACGAACGTCTTCGAGAGGGCGGAGACGTGGGCGAGCCCGTCCTGGTGGACACCGACGTCGATGAACGCCCCGAACGCGGCGACGTTCGTGACGACACCCTCCAGGACCATCCCGGGCGCCAGGTCGGAGATCTTCTCGACGCCGTCCTTGAACGTGGCCGTCTTGAACGCGGGTCGCGGGTCGCGCCCCGGCTTCTCCAGCTCCTTCAGGATGTCGGTCACGGTCGGCAGACCGAACGTCTCGTCCACGAACTCGGTCGGCTTCAGCGAGCGCAGCACCGCCGTGTTGCCGATCAGCGAGGCGACCTCGCTGCCCGCCGTCTTCACCATCCGCCGTACCACCGGATACGCCTCGGGGTGCACGCTGGACGAGTCGAGCGGGTCGTCGCCGTCCCGGATGCGCAGGAAGCCCGCGCACTGCTCGTACGCCTTGGGGCCGAGCCGCGCCACGTTCTTCAGTTGGGTACGTGACTTGAACGGGCCGTTGGTGTCGCGGTGGGACACGATGTTCTCCGCGAGGCCGGAGGTGATGCCGGAGACGCGCGAAAGCAGCGGCGCGGAGGCCGTGTTGACGTCCACGCCGACGCCGTTCACACAGTCCTCGACCACCGCGTCCAGCGAACGCGACAGCTTCACCTCGGACAGGTCGTGCTGGTACTGGCCGACACCGATCGACTTGGGGTCGATCTTCACCAACTCCGCGAGCGGGTCCTGGAGTCGGCGCGCGATGGAGACGGCGCCGCGCAGCGACACATCCATGTCGGGCAGCTCGGCGGAGGCGAACGCGGACGCCGAGTACACGGACGCGCCGGCCTCGGACACCATCACCTTGGTGAGGTTCAACTCCGGGTGCTTGGTGATGAGTTCACCGGCGAGCTTGTCGGTCTCGCGGGACGCCGTGCCGTTGCCGATCGCGATCAGTTCGACCGAGTGCTGGGCGGACAGCCGGGCCAGCTTGGCGAGGGCGTCGTCCCACTTGTTGGCCGGGACGTGCGGGTAGATCACGTCCGTGGCCACGACCTTGCCGGTCGCGTCGACGACGGCGACCTTCACACCCGTACGGAAACCGGGGTCCAGGCCGAGCGTCGAGCGGGTGCCGGCCGGGGCGGCGAGCAGCAGGTCCCGCAGGTTCGAGGCGAAGACGTTGACCGCCTCGTCCTCGGCGGCCGTCCGCAGCCGCAGCCGCAGGTCGATGCCGAGGTGCACGAGAATGCGGGTGCGCCACGCCCAACGGACCGTGTCCTGAAGCCACTTGTCGCCGGGGCGGCCCCGGTCGAAGACCTGGAAGCGGTGGGCGACCATCCCCTCGTAGGAAGAGGGCCCCTCGGTGTCCTCCTCGGGCTCCAGGACGAGATCGAGGACGTCCTCCTTCTCGCCGCGCAGCATCGCGAGGATGCGGTGCGAGGGCAGCGCGGTGAACGGCTCCGAGAAGTCGAAGTAGTCGGCGAACTTGGCGCCCGCCTCCTCCTTGCCGTCCCGCACCTTCGCCGCGAGGCGCCCACGCCCCCACATCCGCTCGCGCAGCTCGCCGATCAGGTCGGCGTCCTCCGAGAACCGCTCCGTGAGGATCGCCCGCGCGCCGTCCAGGGCCGCCTGCGGATCGGCGACACCCTTGTCGGCGTCGACGAACGCGGTGGCCGCGGCCAGCGGTTCCACGGACGGGTCGCCCAACAGCCCCTCCGCGAGCGGCTCCAGACCCGCCTCCCGCGCGATCTGGGCTTTCGTCCGCCGCTTGGGCTTGTAGGGCAGGTAGATGTCCTCAAGGCGCGCCTTGGTCTCGGCGGCCCGGATCTGCGCCTCCAGCTCCTCGGTGAGCTTGCCCTGCTCGCGCACCGATTCGAGGATCGCCGTCCGCCGCTCCTCCAGCTCCCGCAGATAGCGCAGCCGCTCCTCGAGCGTGCGCAACTGCGCGTCGTCGAGCATCTCGGTCGCTTCCTTGCGGTAGCGGGCGATGAAGGGCACCGTCGAACCGCCGTCGAGCAGCTCGACGGCAGCCTTCACCTGCCGCTCCCGTACGCCGAGCTCCTCGGCGATCCTGCCTTCGATGGACCCTACGAGGGGTGTCGTCACGCCCGTACCGCCTTCTCCACTGAGGTTGCGCGGCAATTGTGGCAGGTGACACCGACAACCGGGGATCAGGGCGCTGTCCTGCGGGTCCGATGCCTAGCGCTTGCCGAGCAGATCCCGTGGAAACGCCCCGGCGGCGAGCGCGCGCCGCGCGAATCCGGTCGCGAGTTCGGTCAGACGTACGACCCCCTCGGTGCCCAGGTGTGCGTACGGCGCCCGGTCCAACCGGTCCGTCTCCGCCTCGACGCGGGCGCGCAGGGCGGTGCCCGCCTCCGTCAACTCGCCGTCCCCGTCGAGCAGCCCGCGCTCGCGCAGTCGTCCCGAGGCGGCGTCCCACTCCTCCTGGTTCCACCCGCGTGTGCCGAACACCCACTTCGGGGTCATGCCCTTGCCGGTCGCGGTGTGGGTGACCACGGCCTCCAGGCCGTCGAGTTCGGCGGACAGCAGGGCGGCGAGGTGACCGTCGCCGCGGTGCTCGCGCAGCAGCGTGGCGGCGTGGAAGTACGCCAGATGCGGCTCTTCGGGCACCGGCAGATCCGCGTGGGCGGCGTACAGGGGGCGGGCGGCACGCGTGCACGCCTCGGCGGCGCGCAGGGCCAGCCGTGCCGCCTCCGCCATCTCCCGCGACTCCACCACCTCGTCGTTCAGCAGCCGGCGCAGGGTCGCGTCGACGGCACGCGCGCGTGCGTGCAGGACCTGCTCCGGGGAGACGGTCTCCCAGACGGCGGGCACATGCCGGGCCACGAGGTCGTACTTGTAGTTGTAGAAGGTAGCCGTCACCGTGCCCGGCCCCACCGGCCCCATCGCCGCCGCCCGTACGGCGAAGTTGACGGCCTGGGAGTCCTTGACGCCGAGAGCCGCCAGTTCCCTCCCCAGGTCGGGCGAGAAGTAGAGCGTGGCGTGCAGGGAGTTGAGCGCGTTGTGGCAGCGGCGTCCGGCACGGGGATCGACGGCGGCAGTAGTCATGCCCCGCACGTTACCGACTGGTCGGTACGACGCGATAGGGGATGCGCGGCACGGCGGGAACGGTGCGCTACCCGTCCTCACGTGGTCCAGGTGAAGCGCGGCTCGCGGCGCTCCAGGAACGCGGCGACGCCCTCCGCGGTGTCGCCGCTGCCCCGCGCCTGCTCCGCCCAATGACCGTCCCTGTCCGTACGGCCGTCGGCGAACTCCTTCGCCGCGGCCTGCGTCAACTGCGAACGGGAGACCAGCACCCGGGTGAACTCCGCGACCCGCTTGGCGAGTTCGCCCTCGGGCAGCAGCTCGTCGACGAAACCGGTGCGCAGCGCCCGCTCCGCGTCGATGAACTCACCCGAGAACAACAGGTGCTTGGCGGCACCCGGACCCACCAGTGACACCAACCGCCTTGTGGAGGACGCCGGATACACGATCCCCAGCTTCGCCGGAGTCACCCCGAACAGCGCTCCCTGCTCCGCGAACCGCAGATCGCAGGCCGCCGCCAACTGCGCCCCGCCGCCCACGCAATGACCCCGGACCGCCGCCAGCGTCGGCTTCGGGAACGCCGCGAGAGCCTCCTCCGCGAGCACCGCGAGCCCCTGCGCCTCACCGGCCGACTCCCGCAGCGTCGAGATGTCGGCCCCGGCGCAGAACGTCCCGCCCTCGCCGGTCAGCACGAGCGCCCGTACGGCCGGGTCGGCGGACAACGAGTCGAGCAGCGGCGGCAGCGACCGCCACATCTCCGTGGTCATCGCGTTGCGCTTGCCGGGATGGTGGACGACGACGGTGGCGACCGAGTCGGTGACGTCGTGCAGCAGGCGGGGCTCCATGCGCCGGATGCTACGTACAACCCGAAGAGTTCGCGAAGTCGGCACGATCGGAACACGAGCGGTCGGGAAGGCGGTCGTGCCGTACCCGAACGGTCGAGATACACCCGAAAACTGCTGACTTCTGTTCAGTAGCGCGGGGCGGAGCGGGTCGTTGCCAACACTCGTCGGGTGGTGACAATCGAGCGCAAGGGTGGCGACCGGACGATGGAGAACGATGGGGGTGGGTCAGGCCCACGCCCAGAAGGCGGCAGGGACGACCCCCCGGCCCCCGCCCCGCCGGATCCGCTGCCGTACGAGGGAGTCTGGCGGTTCACCGCCTCCGCCGTCGACGCCTCCGTCCCGCAGGCGCGGCACGCCGTACGGGACCTGCTCCTCCGGCAGGGTGTGCCCCTCTCGGACGACCTGTTGCAGGGGCTGTTGCTGATCGTCTCCGAACTGGTCACGAACGTGGTCCGGCACGCGGTGCTGCTGTCGCCGACCCTCGCCGTGGAGGTCGCCGTCGGTGCCGAGTGGGTGCGGGTGTCCGTCGAGGACAACCACCCCTACCGCCCGACCGCTCTGGTGGCCGACCACGACGAGACCGGCGGCCGGGGACTGCTCCTGGTGCGCGAGGTGACCCGGGAGGCGGGCGGCGTCTGCGACGTCGAGCACACGGCGAGCGGCGGCAAGGTGATCTGGGCCGCTCTGCCGCTCAGGCCGGCGCAGGTGCCGTAGCGGAGGAGATCACCAGCCCGCGGACGGGCCCGTCAGCTCCCTGACCGCCGGACGGGCCGCGTCCAGCACCGTCATGAACCAGGACGAGAAGGTGTCCTTGGCGTGCCGCTCCGTGAGCTCGGCGGGGGTCACGAACGCGGTCGTGCCCACCTCCTCCGGGTCCGGCCGCAGCGGGGACTGCACCATGCCGACGAAGAGGTGGTTGTACTCCTGCTCCACCAGGCCCGAGTCCGGGTCCGGGTGGTTGTAGCGCACCGTGCCCGCCTCGGCGAGCAGCGACGGGGACACCCCCAGCTCCTCGTACGTCCGCCGGGCCGCCGCCGCGAAGGGCGCCTCGCCGGGGTAGGGGTGACCGCAGCAGGTGTTGGACCACACGCCGGGGGAGTGGTACTTGCCGAGCGCCCGCTGCTGGAGCAGCAGCCGGCCCTGTTCGTCGAAGAGGAAGACGGAGAAGGCGCGGTGCAGTTGCCCCGGGGGCTGATGGGCGGAGAGCTTCTCGGCGGTGCCGATCGTCACGCCGTTCTCGTCGACCAGTTCGAGCAAGATCGCGTCAGCGGTGCCGTTCGACGAGTTGTGCGTCGCGGTGGCAGGTGTGGTCGGCATACCCATCCTTCACATCGGTCTTCAGAGCCAAGTCTGCCGTACGAATCCGGCACTCCCGGCAGTTCATCGTGCCCGGCGCGGCGACGGGGGAACCGTCCGGGGGTGGGGTCGCGAGAGTGTGGACACGGGTGTGCGCCGGACGGTTGCGTTCCGTCCGGCGCGGTCGTTTTCCCTCGGATCCGGTCGGCTTCCGTCAGCCGTCAGTGGCAGAGCTTGGCCTCGTGCTCCGCGTGCCCGCGGGGCTCCAGTTGGAAGGTGCAGTGCTCCACGTCGAAGTGGTCGCCGAGGCAGCCCTGGAGTTCGTGGAGCATCTTCTCGTTGCCGATGGCGTTCAGCACGTCCGAGCGGACGACCACGTGCGCGGAGAGCACCGGCATGCCCGAGGTGATCGTCCAGGCATGCAGATCGTGGACGTCCTCGACCCCGTCCAGGGCCAGGATGTGGGTGCGTACGTCCTGCATGTCGACGTCCTTGGGGGCCGATTCCAGCAGCACGTCGAGGGTCTCGCGCAGCAGCTTCAGCGTGCGCGGCACGATCATCAGGCCGATGGCGAGCGAGGCGATCGGGTCGGCCGCCTGCCAGCCCGTGGTCAGGATCACCACGGCCGAGATGATCACCGCGAGGGAGCCCAGCGCGTCCGCGGCGACCTCCAGGAACGCGCCCCGCACGTTCAGGCTCTCCTTCTGGCCGCGCACCAGCAGCGTGAGGGAGATCATGTTCGCGACCAGGCCGATCAGGCCGAACACGATGGTCAGCCCGCCCTCGGTGTCGGCGGGTGTGACGAACCGCTGGACCGCCTCGTACAGGACGTAGCTGCCGACGCCGAGCAGCAGCAGACAGTTGGCGAGCGCGGCGAGGATCTCCGCGCGGGCGTAGCCGAAGGTGCGGTTGCCGACGGCCGGCCGGTTCGCGAAGTGGATCGCGAGCAGCGCCATGCCGAGGCCCAGCGCGTCCGTCGCCATGTGGGCCGCGTCCGCGATGAGCGCGAGGGAGTCCGCGAGCAGTCCGCCGACGACCTCGACCACCATCACGGTGATCGTGATCCCCAGCGCGACCCGCAGCCTGCCCCGGTACGCCGCCGCAGCCGTACCGGTGACGGGCGCGTCGTGGGAATGCCCGTGATCGTGCCCTGCCCCCATGGGAAGCCGCCCTCCTGATTACTGCCCGGAACCACAGTGAACTACGGGTGGGGGGTATCGGGCAACGCGGCACTGAACACCGTTGTCATGTGCCCTGACCTGCGCAAACAAATCGCAGGTCAGGGCAGCCTAACTTCACATGGTGTGGTGGAGTCGCCATCCTTGCCACGCCGAGTCGACCATCTCCCGCACCCCGCGCCGAGCCGTCCATCCCAGTTCCGCGGCGGCCCGCTCGGCGGAGGCGACCGCGCGCGGCGCGTCCCCCGGACGCCGGCCCTCGACGACGGCCGGCCGCCGGTCACCGGTGACCTCACCGACGGCCGTGACCAGCTCGCGGACCGAAACCCCTTGCCCGCGGCCGATGTTGACCGTCAGGTCCCCCTTCACGCCGCCGTCGGACAGCCGCCGGGCCGCCGCCAGATGTGCCTCCGCGAGATCGGCGACATGGATGTAGTCGCGGACGCAGGTGCCGTCCGGGGTCGGATAGTCGTCGCCGAAGATCCGCGGGGCCTCGTCGCGGGTGAGCCGGTCGAAGACCATGGGGACGATGTTGAAGACACCCGTGTCGGCCAGCTCGGGTGCGGCGGCGCCCGCCACGTTGAAGTAGCGCAGGCACACCGTCGCGATGCCGTGCGCCGCGCCCGCCGCCCGGACCAGCCACTCGCCGGTGAGCTTGGTCTCGCCGTACGGGTTCACGGGCGCGCACGGGGTGTCCTCCGTGATCAGGTCGACGCCCGGGTCGCCGTAGACCGCCGCCGAGGACGAGAACACGAACCGCTCGACGCCGGCGTCCGCGACCGCGTCCAGGAGGGTCGCCAGGCCGCCCACGTTCTCCCGGTAGTAGTACGTCGGCCGCGCCACGGACTCGGCGACCTGCTTGCGCGCCGCGAGATGCACGACCCCCGTCACCCCGTGCTCGGCGAACACCCGCTTCAGCAGGCCGCCGTCCAGGGAGGAGCCGCGGACGAGCGGGACCGTCGCCGGGAGGCGCGCGGGGTTCCCCGCCGAGAGGTCGTCCAGGGCGACGACCCGCTCCCCGGCGTCCGCCATCGCCCGTGCCACATGCGCCCCGATGTATCCGGCTCCGCCGGTGATCAGCCATGTCATGGGCATTCACCCTATGCCGATACGGAGAGACCCTCCGCAATGTCCCGCGATGCCCGGTCTGACCGGTGCGGTTTGTCGGCCGGGCCCCGAATCCCTGATGATGATCTCGGCGGAGGCGCCTGCAGACCCTGTTGATCAGGCCATGAACGGCCGGTGAACACGGGCTGGAAAGCATCCGATAGCCTCTGCCGACATGCCGCCCGGGTGCCACCCGAAGGGCGCCACCACCATGCACATGACCGGCGCCCGACGTCGGCACCCAGGGAGTGAGTTCGGTTGCCGACCGCCATCCTCACCGGCTCGCCGGCCCCCGGATCGTCGATCGAGGGCGATCTGCGGTCGCTCGGCTTCGACGTCCGGACCGCCGCCGACACCACCGAGGCGGAGTCACTCCTCGCGGCGGTCCCCGGTGACCAGCGGGTCGCCGTCGTGGACGCCCGCTTCGTGGGCCACCTGCACGCGCTGCGCCTCGGCCTCACCGACCCGCGCTTCCCGCTCGCCGCGGTACCGGGCGCCGTCACCGCGCAGCCGGCCGGCCGCCAGGCCCTGACCCGAGCGGTCGCCCGCGAGCACTCGGCAGGCACCGGCACGACCCTCCTCGGCAGCCTCGCCGACCGCGTCGTCACCGCCCTCGACGCCGACGGCTGCGCCGTGCACCGCCCCGAGCTGGGCAGCCTCGTCGCCACCGTCCCCGCCGACCCGCAGGCCCGCAACGAGGCACGTCAGGCCGTCACCGCCGTGGACGACGAGGCCGTACGCCTGAAGTCGGCGGTGAAGTCCCGCGACGGCTTCTTCACCACCCACTTCATCAGCCCGTACTCCCGCTACATCGCGCGCTGGTGCGCCCGCCACGGCCTCACCCCGAACCAGGTCACCACCGCCTCCCTGCTCACCGCGATCGTCGCGGCGGGCTGCGCGGCCACCGGCACCCGCGGCGGCTATGTCGTGGCCGGCGTGCTGCTCCTCTTCTCCTTCGTCCTCGACTGCGTCGACGGACAGATCGCCCGCTACGCCCTGAAGTACTCCACGCTCGGCGCCTGGCTCGACGCCACCTTCGACCGCGCCAAGGAGTACGCCTACTACGCCGGCCTCGCGCTGGGGGCGGCCCGGGGCGGCGACGACGTATGGGCCCTGGCCCTCGGCGCGATGATCCTCCAGACCTGCCGGCACGTCGTGGACTTCTCGTTCAACGAGGCCAACCACGACGCCACCGCCAACACCAGCCCCACCGCCGCCCTCTCCGACAAGCTCGACAGCGTCGGCTGGACGGTCTGGGTGCGCCGGATGATAGTGCTGCCCATCGGCGAACGATGGGCGATGATCGCCGTCCTCACGGCCGCGACGACCCCCCGGATCACCTTCTACGTCCTTCTCGTCGGCTGTGCCTTCGCGGCGACGTACACGACGGCGGGCCGGGTGCTGCGCTCGCTGACCCGGAAGGCGGAGCGGACGGACCGGGCCGCGCAGGCGCTGGCGGACCTCGCCGACAACGGACCGCTCGCGTCGCTCGTCGCCCGCGTGAGCCCCGGCCGCCTCGGCGCACCGTTCCTGATCGCGCTCGCGGGCACCGCCGTCCTCACCGTGTCCCTCTTCTCCGGGGTCACCTGGGCCCCCGTGGCGGGCGCCTTCGTCTACGCGGTCACCGCCGGCCAGGCCCTGTCCCGCCCCCTCAAGGGCGCCCTCGACTGGCTGGTCCCCCCGCTCTTCCGGGCGGCCGAATACTGCACGGTCCTGATCCTCGCGGTTAAAGCGGAGGTAAACGGAGCCCTTCCAGCGGCTTTCGGCCTGGTGGCCGCCGTCGCCTACCATCACTACGACACGGTGTACCGCATCCGCGGCAACGCCGGGGCGCCCCCGGCCTGGCTGGTGCGCGCCATAGGGGGGCACGAAGGGCGGACGCTGCTCGTCACCGTTCTCGCCGCCGCGCTCACCGCGTCGCAGTTCACGGTCGCGCTCACGGCCCTCGCCGTGGCCGTGGCCCTGCTGGTGCTCCTCGAGAGCATCCGCTTCTGGGTGTCCGCAGGGGCACCCGCCGTACACGATGAAGGAGAACCCGCATGATCGGCCTCGTGCTGGCGGCCGGCGCCGGACGGCGTCTGCGCCCCTACACCGACAGCCTTCCCAAGGCTCTGGTGCCGGTGGGGCCCGCGGGCATA from Streptomyces sp. NBC_01478 includes the following:
- a CDS encoding DUF5941 domain-containing protein, encoding MPTAILTGSPAPGSSIEGDLRSLGFDVRTAADTTEAESLLAAVPGDQRVAVVDARFVGHLHALRLGLTDPRFPLAAVPGAVTAQPAGRQALTRAVAREHSAGTGTTLLGSLADRVVTALDADGCAVHRPELGSLVATVPADPQARNEARQAVTAVDDEAVRLKSAVKSRDGFFTTHFISPYSRYIARWCARHGLTPNQVTTASLLTAIVAAGCAATGTRGGYVVAGVLLLFSFVLDCVDGQIARYALKYSTLGAWLDATFDRAKEYAYYAGLALGAARGGDDVWALALGAMILQTCRHVVDFSFNEANHDATANTSPTAALSDKLDSVGWTVWVRRMIVLPIGERWAMIAVLTAATTPRITFYVLLVGCAFAATYTTAGRVLRSLTRKAERTDRAAQALADLADNGPLASLVARVSPGRLGAPFLIALAGTAVLTVSLFSGVTWAPVAGAFVYAVTAGQALSRPLKGALDWLVPPLFRAAEYCTVLILAVKAEVNGALPAAFGLVAAVAYHHYDTVYRIRGNAGAPPAWLVRAIGGHEGRTLLVTVLAAALTASQFTVALTALAVAVALLVLLESIRFWVSAGAPAVHDEGEPA